A section of the Pseudomonas sp. FP453 genome encodes:
- a CDS encoding metalloregulator ArsR/SmtB family transcription factor, whose protein sequence is MNLPVPSLRPDDGDELAALCKAAGDPLRLNVLRALANDSFGVLELAQIFAIGQSGMSHHLKVLAQADLVATRREGNAIFYRRALPHTELLGGKLHAALLDEVDSLGLPGDVQARIGQVHGQRAAASQDFFSRVAEKFRAQQDLIAGLAQYRESVLALLDKLSFSDGATALEVGPGDGGFLPELARRFQQVTALDNSPAMLELARQLCEREALGNVTLQLADALNSASTKADCVVLNMVLHHFAAPADALKQMAGLLHPGGSLLVTDLCSHNQNWAREACGDLWLGFEQDDLARWATAAGLVPGESLYVGLRNGFQIQVRHFQRPAGDTHHR, encoded by the coding sequence ATGAATCTACCCGTGCCCTCCCTGCGTCCCGACGACGGCGATGAACTGGCAGCCTTGTGCAAGGCCGCTGGCGACCCGTTGCGCCTGAACGTGCTGCGCGCACTGGCCAACGACTCGTTTGGCGTACTGGAACTGGCGCAGATCTTCGCCATCGGCCAGTCGGGCATGAGCCACCACTTGAAGGTGCTGGCCCAGGCCGACCTGGTGGCCACCCGCCGCGAGGGCAATGCGATTTTCTACCGTCGCGCCCTGCCCCACACCGAACTGCTGGGCGGCAAGCTGCACGCTGCCCTGCTCGACGAAGTGGACAGCCTGGGCCTGCCGGGCGATGTGCAAGCCCGCATCGGCCAGGTCCACGGGCAACGCGCGGCGGCCAGCCAGGACTTTTTCTCACGGGTCGCCGAGAAGTTTCGCGCCCAACAGGATCTGATCGCCGGGTTGGCCCAATACCGCGAAAGCGTACTGGCGCTACTGGACAAGCTGAGCTTCAGTGATGGGGCCACGGCGCTGGAAGTCGGCCCTGGCGATGGCGGTTTCCTGCCGGAGCTGGCGCGACGCTTCCAGCAAGTCACCGCGCTGGACAACAGCCCGGCGATGCTCGAACTGGCGCGCCAGCTGTGCGAGCGCGAAGCGTTGGGCAATGTCACGCTGCAACTGGCCGATGCGCTCAATAGCGCATCGACCAAGGCCGACTGCGTGGTGCTGAACATGGTCTTGCACCATTTCGCCGCCCCCGCCGACGCCCTCAAGCAAATGGCCGGGCTGCTGCACCCCGGCGGTAGCCTGCTGGTTACGGATTTATGCAGCCACAACCAGAATTGGGCCAGGGAGGCCTGCGGTGATCTCTGGTTGGGTTTTGAACAGGACGATCTGGCCCGTTGGGCCACCGCTGCGGGACTCGTTCCCGGGGAAAGCCTCTATGTAGGTTTACGTAATGGTTTCCAGATCCAGGTCCGCCATTTTCAGCGACCGGCTGGCGACACTCACCATCGGTAA
- a CDS encoding phosphoglycerate kinase: MTVLKMTDLDLQGKRVLIREDLNVPVKDGVVTSDARILASLPTIKLALEKGAAVMVCSHLGRPTEGEFSAENSLKPVADYLSKALGRDVPLVADYLGGVDVKAGDIVLFENVRFNKGEKKNSDELAQQYAALCDVFVMDAFGTAHRAEGSTHGVAKFAKVAAAGPLLAAELDALGKALGAPAQPMAAIVAGSKVSTKLDVLNSLSQICNQLIVGGGIANTFLAAAGHPVGKSLYEPDLLDTARAIAAKVSVPLPVDVVVAKEFAESAAATVKLIADVADDDMILDIGPQTAANFAELLKASQTILWNGPVGVFEFDQFGNGTKVLAKAIAESSAFSIAGGGDTLAAIDKYGVSDQISYISTGGGAFLEFVEGKVLPAVEVLETRAKG, translated from the coding sequence ATGACCGTGTTGAAGATGACCGACCTCGATCTGCAAGGTAAGCGCGTACTGATCCGCGAAGACCTCAACGTCCCAGTCAAGGACGGTGTTGTCACCAGCGATGCGCGAATCCTGGCCTCGCTGCCGACCATCAAGCTGGCCCTGGAAAAAGGTGCGGCCGTGATGGTCTGCTCCCACCTGGGTCGTCCGACCGAAGGTGAGTTCTCCGCCGAAAACAGCCTCAAGCCTGTAGCCGATTACCTCAGCAAAGCCCTGGGCCGCGACGTGCCGCTGGTGGCTGACTACCTGGGCGGCGTTGACGTCAAAGCCGGCGATATCGTGCTGTTCGAAAACGTGCGCTTCAACAAAGGCGAGAAAAAGAACAGCGACGAACTGGCCCAGCAATACGCTGCGCTGTGCGACGTATTTGTGATGGACGCCTTCGGCACTGCGCACCGCGCCGAGGGTTCTACCCACGGCGTGGCTAAGTTCGCCAAAGTCGCGGCTGCTGGCCCGTTGCTGGCGGCTGAACTGGATGCACTGGGCAAGGCCCTGGGTGCGCCGGCGCAACCGATGGCCGCTATCGTGGCCGGTTCCAAGGTGTCCACCAAACTGGACGTGCTCAACAGCCTGAGCCAGATCTGCAACCAGTTGATCGTCGGCGGCGGCATCGCCAACACCTTCCTGGCCGCAGCCGGTCACCCGGTGGGCAAGTCCCTGTACGAGCCGGACCTGCTGGACACCGCCCGCGCCATCGCCGCTAAAGTCAGCGTGCCATTGCCGGTCGACGTGGTCGTCGCCAAGGAATTCGCCGAAAGCGCCGCCGCTACCGTCAAGCTGATCGCTGACGTGGCCGACGATGACATGATCCTGGACATCGGCCCGCAAACCGCAGCCAACTTCGCTGAACTGCTGAAAGCTTCCCAGACCATCCTGTGGAACGGTCCGGTCGGCGTGTTCGAGTTCGACCAGTTCGGCAACGGCACCAAGGTGCTGGCCAAGGCCATCGCTGAAAGCTCGGCATTCTCCATTGCTGGCGGCGGTGACACCCTGGCGGCCATCGATAAATATGGCGTTAGCGATCAGATCTCCTACATTTCTACCGGTGGCGGCGCGTTCCTCGAATTCGTCGAGGGCAAAGTGTTGCCGGCCGTGGAAGTGCTGGAAACCCGAGCCAAAGGCTAA
- the epd gene encoding erythrose-4-phosphate dehydrogenase: MPQPRPYKVALNGYGRIGRCVLRALFERGAAAGFEIVAINDLADMASIEYLTRFDSTHGRFPGEVRVEDDCLHINGNCVKVLRSATPEGIDWKALGVDLVLECSGVYHTRADGQRFLDAGAPRVLFSQPMASEADVDATIVYGINQDCLTGTELLVSNASCTTNCSVPLLRLLDQAIGLDYVSITTIHSAMNDQPVIDAYHHEDLRRTRSAFQSVIPVSTGLARGIERLLPELAGRIQAKAVRVPTVNVSCLDITMQTVSDTDATEVNRILRDAATSGPLKGLLAYTELPHASCDFNHDPHSAIVDASQTRVSGPRLVNILAWFDNEWGFANRMLDVAGHYLHIATQQPQQ; encoded by the coding sequence ATGCCCCAACCGCGTCCCTACAAAGTTGCACTCAACGGCTACGGCCGCATTGGTCGTTGCGTCTTGCGTGCTCTGTTCGAGCGAGGGGCGGCAGCCGGGTTTGAAATTGTCGCGATCAATGATCTGGCCGACATGGCCAGCATCGAATACCTGACACGCTTTGACTCCACCCACGGCCGGTTCCCCGGTGAAGTGCGGGTCGAAGACGACTGTCTGCATATTAATGGCAACTGCGTGAAGGTCCTGCGCAGTGCCACCCCCGAAGGCATCGACTGGAAAGCCCTGGGCGTCGACCTGGTGCTGGAATGTTCCGGTGTCTACCACACCCGTGCCGATGGCCAGCGTTTCCTCGACGCCGGCGCGCCGCGTGTGCTGTTTTCCCAGCCGATGGCCAGCGAGGCGGATGTCGACGCCACCATCGTCTACGGTATCAACCAGGATTGCCTGACCGGCACCGAGCTGCTGGTGTCCAACGCGTCCTGCACCACCAATTGCAGCGTGCCGCTGTTGCGCCTGCTGGACCAGGCTATCGGCCTGGACTACGTGTCGATCACCACCATTCACTCGGCGATGAACGACCAGCCGGTGATCGACGCCTACCACCACGAAGACCTGCGCCGCACGCGCTCGGCGTTCCAGTCGGTGATTCCGGTGTCTACCGGCCTGGCGCGGGGCATCGAGCGACTGCTGCCGGAACTTGCCGGGCGAATCCAGGCCAAAGCCGTACGGGTGCCGACGGTGAACGTGTCTTGCCTGGACATCACCATGCAGACCGTGAGCGACACCGATGCGACGGAGGTCAACCGGATCCTGCGCGACGCCGCCACCAGCGGCCCGCTTAAAGGCCTTTTGGCCTACACCGAGTTGCCCCACGCCAGTTGTGATTTCAACCATGACCCGCATTCGGCGATTGTCGATGCCAGCCAGACCCGCGTTTCCGGCCCACGGCTGGTGAACATCCTGGCCTGGTTCGACAACGAATGGGGCTTTGCCAACCGCATGCTGGATGTTGCAGGCCACTATCTGCACATCGCTACCCAACAACCTCAACAGTAA
- a CDS encoding polysaccharide lyase family 7 protein yields MIDLSTWNLSIPVGSPPATIDTPKLMSGFNDQYFQAEGSNVQFWTPVTGTRTENAIYPRSELRETYADGRLRNWTYPDANNFLRATLEVNQVPSSGKVVIGQIHAYDSQKPLIKLEYQFKEKTQTGNIVAKVRMRPDDGEGRVITVASNVPLEKSFTYVINLNKAGLLSVYAADGQWNERIGAAWGAKPLYFKAGVYVQDNSGNSKEGARVTFAKLDIDHD; encoded by the coding sequence ATGATCGATCTTTCCACCTGGAACCTCAGCATCCCAGTCGGCTCGCCACCCGCGACCATCGACACGCCGAAGCTGATGAGCGGCTTCAACGACCAGTACTTCCAGGCCGAAGGCAGCAACGTGCAATTCTGGACGCCAGTGACCGGCACTCGCACGGAAAACGCCATTTACCCACGCAGCGAATTGCGCGAGACCTACGCCGATGGGCGCTTGCGCAACTGGACCTACCCGGATGCGAACAACTTCCTGCGGGCCACGTTGGAGGTCAACCAGGTGCCCTCCTCCGGCAAAGTCGTTATCGGGCAGATTCATGCGTATGACAGCCAGAAGCCACTGATCAAGCTGGAGTATCAATTCAAGGAGAAGACCCAGACCGGCAATATCGTCGCCAAGGTGCGCATGCGCCCGGATGATGGTGAAGGGCGGGTGATAACCGTCGCCTCCAATGTGCCGCTGGAGAAGAGTTTTACCTATGTCATTAATCTGAATAAGGCTGGATTGCTCAGTGTGTATGCCGCTGATGGGCAGTGGAACGAGCGCATTGGTGCGGCGTGGGGCGCCAAGCCGTTGTATTTCAAGGCGGGGGTGTATGTGCAGGACAACAGCGGCAACAGCAAGGAAGGCGCACGGGTGACGTTTGCCAAGCTGGATATTGATCACGACTGA
- the fba gene encoding class II fructose-bisphosphate aldolase (catalyzes the reversible aldol condensation of dihydroxyacetonephosphate and glyceraldehyde 3-phosphate in the Calvin cycle, glycolysis, and/or gluconeogenesis) has translation MALISMRQMLDHAAEFGYGVPAFNVNNLEQMRAIMEAADKTDSPVIVQASAGARKYAGAPFLRHLILAAIEEFPHIPVCMHQDHGTSPDVCQRSIQLGFSSVMMDGSLGEDGKTPTDYEYNVRVTQQTVALAHACGVSVEGELGCLGSLETGMAGEEDGIGAEGVLDHSQMLTDPEEAADFVKKTQVDALAIAIGTSHGAYKFTKPPTGDVLAIDRIKEIHKRIPNTHLVMHGSSSVPQEWLAIINQYGGDIKETYGVPVEEIVEGIKHGVRKVNIDTDLRLASTGAMRRLMATNPSEFDPRKFFGATVTAMRDVCIARYEAFGTAGNASKIKPISLEAMYQRYLKGELNAKVN, from the coding sequence ATGGCACTTATCAGCATGCGTCAAATGCTGGACCACGCAGCCGAGTTCGGCTACGGCGTCCCAGCCTTTAACGTCAACAACCTTGAGCAGATGCGCGCCATCATGGAAGCCGCTGACAAGACTGACTCCCCCGTGATCGTCCAGGCTTCGGCCGGTGCCCGCAAATATGCCGGCGCGCCGTTCCTGCGTCACCTGATCCTCGCGGCCATCGAAGAATTCCCGCACATCCCGGTGTGCATGCACCAGGACCACGGCACCAGCCCTGACGTGTGCCAGCGCTCCATCCAACTGGGCTTCAGCTCGGTGATGATGGACGGCTCCCTCGGCGAAGACGGCAAGACCCCAACCGACTACGAGTACAATGTGCGCGTCACCCAACAAACCGTCGCCCTGGCCCACGCCTGCGGCGTGTCGGTTGAAGGCGAGCTGGGCTGCCTGGGTTCCCTGGAAACCGGCATGGCCGGCGAAGAAGACGGCATTGGCGCCGAAGGCGTGCTGGATCACAGCCAGATGCTGACCGACCCGGAAGAAGCTGCTGACTTCGTGAAAAAGACCCAAGTTGACGCCCTGGCCATCGCCATCGGCACCAGCCACGGTGCCTACAAGTTCACCAAGCCGCCTACCGGCGACGTGCTGGCCATCGACCGCATCAAGGAAATCCACAAGCGCATCCCCAACACCCACCTGGTGATGCACGGTTCTTCCTCGGTACCGCAGGAATGGCTGGCGATCATCAACCAGTACGGCGGCGACATCAAAGAAACCTACGGCGTACCGGTTGAAGAAATCGTCGAAGGCATCAAGCACGGCGTGCGCAAGGTCAACATCGACACCGACCTGCGCCTGGCGTCCACCGGTGCGATGCGTCGCCTGATGGCTACCAATCCGAGCGAGTTTGATCCGCGCAAATTCTTCGGCGCTACCGTGACGGCCATGCGTGACGTGTGTATCGCGCGCTACGAGGCCTTTGGCACTGCCGGCAACGCTTCGAAGATCAAGCCGATCTCGTTGGAAGCGATGTATCAGCGGTATTTGAAGGGTGAGTTGAACGCTAAGGTGAATTGA
- a CDS encoding bifunctional diguanylate cyclase/phosphodiesterase — protein MDCAPHNGDGSSVLLVVDDYPENLISMRALLQREDWRVMTAASGLEALELLLAHEVDLVLLDVRMPGMDGFEVARLMRGSQRTRMTPIIFLTAHAQSPAAVLEGYASGAIDYLFKPFDPHILKPKVQALLEHQRNRRALQRLSHDLESARAFNASVLDNAAEGILVVGEGSVIQYANPAISRLLNATMAELQGESFLSFLQKPHVPAWLSFPMYEAYCRGETWRQHDAILRTSRGQQVPVALSSAPLPSEQKAMVVTVLDMSEVRHLHQQLEFQAVTDPLTGLLNRRGFHQAVESTLLRSERNDHALVLLYLDLDGFKRVNDSLGHDAGDRVLRWVSEQMQACLRSGDILGRMGGDEFTALLELEFAEQAAKIAEKLIERVSICQQIEGLDVMLGVSIGIATFPDCGADLSGLLRAADIAMYEAKRAGRQQYRYYDQEMNGRARSRLMLEDSVRTAIENKDFTLVYQPQVSVEDGRLRGVEALLRWQHPSVGDVPPGLFLPLLEEARLISQLSAWIYLQVAAQRQAWQSTFDPELVLSVSLSSNQFNMPNLAAQLQQVLERHGLQGRQLEVEIGEDSLTSNLEESAKQLKLLRQVGVRIALDDFGMGHCSLAHLRDLDFDTLKLDPQLVSRLPGSPRDAAMARSIIELCGHFDVLVVAEGVATQAQAEWLKANGCPFIQGPWVAQPLMAQEIVAWTPPRLG, from the coding sequence ATGGATTGCGCTCCACACAACGGCGATGGCAGTTCGGTTCTTCTGGTGGTCGATGACTACCCGGAAAACCTCATCAGCATGCGTGCGCTTTTGCAGCGTGAAGACTGGCGGGTAATGACCGCCGCGTCCGGGCTGGAAGCGCTGGAATTGCTGCTGGCCCACGAAGTCGACCTGGTTTTGCTCGACGTACGCATGCCCGGCATGGACGGGTTTGAAGTGGCGCGGCTGATGCGCGGCAGCCAGCGCACACGCATGACGCCGATTATTTTCCTCACGGCGCACGCCCAATCGCCCGCCGCGGTGCTGGAAGGTTATGCCAGCGGTGCGATCGACTACCTGTTCAAGCCATTCGACCCGCATATCCTCAAGCCCAAGGTCCAGGCGCTGCTGGAGCACCAGCGCAATCGCCGGGCCTTGCAGCGCTTGAGCCATGACCTGGAATCGGCCCGCGCCTTCAATGCGTCGGTGCTGGACAACGCCGCCGAAGGCATCCTGGTGGTGGGCGAGGGCAGCGTGATCCAGTACGCCAACCCGGCAATTTCGCGGCTGCTGAATGCGACGATGGCCGAGTTGCAGGGCGAGAGTTTCCTGAGCTTCCTGCAAAAGCCCCATGTGCCCGCCTGGCTGAGCTTCCCGATGTACGAGGCGTATTGCAGAGGCGAGACCTGGCGCCAGCACGACGCCATTTTGCGTACCAGCCGTGGTCAGCAGGTGCCGGTGGCTCTTTCCAGTGCGCCGTTGCCCAGCGAGCAGAAGGCCATGGTGGTGACGGTGCTGGACATGTCCGAAGTGCGCCACCTGCACCAACAATTGGAATTTCAAGCCGTCACCGACCCGCTCACCGGCCTGCTGAACCGCCGCGGTTTCCATCAGGCCGTGGAAAGCACGTTGCTGCGCAGCGAACGTAACGACCACGCGCTGGTGTTGCTGTACCTGGACCTCGACGGTTTTAAACGGGTCAATGATTCGTTGGGGCACGATGCGGGGGATCGGGTGCTGCGCTGGGTGTCGGAGCAAATGCAGGCGTGCCTGCGTTCCGGTGACATCCTGGGGCGCATGGGCGGGGATGAGTTCACCGCGTTGCTGGAGCTGGAATTCGCCGAACAAGCGGCCAAAATTGCAGAAAAACTCATCGAACGTGTATCGATCTGCCAACAGATCGAAGGCCTGGATGTGATGCTTGGAGTGAGTATCGGCATCGCCACCTTCCCCGATTGCGGCGCGGACTTGAGTGGCCTGCTGCGTGCAGCGGACATCGCCATGTACGAAGCCAAGCGCGCAGGGCGTCAGCAATATCGTTATTACGACCAGGAAATGAACGGCCGCGCCCGCTCACGCCTGATGCTCGAAGACAGTGTGCGCACCGCCATCGAGAACAAGGATTTCACCTTGGTGTACCAGCCTCAGGTGTCGGTGGAGGATGGGCGCCTGCGTGGCGTCGAGGCGTTGTTGCGCTGGCAGCACCCCAGCGTCGGCGATGTGCCGCCGGGGCTGTTTTTGCCACTGCTGGAGGAGGCGCGCCTGATCAGCCAGTTGAGCGCCTGGATCTACCTGCAAGTCGCGGCCCAGCGCCAGGCGTGGCAATCGACCTTCGATCCTGAGCTGGTGCTGAGCGTGAGCCTGAGCAGCAACCAGTTCAATATGCCCAACCTCGCGGCCCAGCTGCAGCAGGTGCTGGAGCGCCATGGTTTGCAGGGGCGCCAGTTGGAGGTGGAGATTGGCGAAGACAGCTTGACCAGCAACCTGGAAGAGTCCGCCAAGCAGCTCAAGCTGCTGCGCCAGGTGGGGGTGCGCATCGCCCTGGATGATTTCGGCATGGGCCATTGTTCCCTGGCCCATCTGCGGGACCTGGATTTCGACACCCTCAAGCTCGACCCGCAGCTGGTCTCGCGCCTGCCGGGTTCGCCACGGGATGCGGCGATGGCGCGCAGCATCATCGAGCTGTGCGGGCATTTTGATGTGCTGGTGGTCGCCGAAGGCGTGGCGACGCAGGCCCAGGCCGAGTGGCTCAAGGCCAATGGTTGCCCGTTTATCCAGGGGCCGTGGGTGGCGCAGCCGTTGATGGCGCAAGAGATCGTGGCCTGGACGCCCCCTCGCCTGGGCTGA
- the tkt gene encoding transketolase, with the protein MPSRRERANAIRALSMDAVQKANSGHPGAPMGMADIAEVLWRDYLKHNPTNPSFADRDRFVLSNGHGSMLIYSLLHLTGYDVTIDDLKSFRQLHSRTPGHPEFGYTPGVETTTGPLGQGLANAVGFALAEKVLGAQFNRPGHDIVDHHTYVFLGDGCMMEGISHEVASLAGTLGLGKLIAFYDDNGISIDGEVEGWFTDDTPKRFEAYNWQVIRNVDGHDPEEIKTAIDTARKSAQPTLICCKTTIGFGSPNKQGKEDCHGAPLGDAEIALTRAALKWNHGPFEIPADIYAEWDAKEAGRAVEAEWDQRFAAYSAEFPELANELVRRLAGDLPADFSEKASAYIAEVAAKGETIASRKASQNTLNAFGPLLPEILGGSADLAGSNLTLWKGCKGVSAEDASGNYMYYGVREFGMSAIMNGVSLHGGLVPYGATFLMFMEYARNAVRMAALMKKRVIHVYTHDSIGLGEDGPTHQPVEQLTSLRTTPNLDTWRPADAVESAVAWKHAIERKDGPSALIFSRQNLQHQVRTDAQIADIARGGYVLKDCDGEPELILISTGSEVGLTVQAYDKLTEQGRKVRVVSIPCTSVFEAQDAGYKQSVLPLQVSARIAIEAAHADYWYKYVGLEGRVIGMTTYGESAPAPALFEEFGFTLDNILGQAEELLED; encoded by the coding sequence ATGCCCAGCCGTCGTGAGCGTGCCAACGCCATTCGTGCCCTCAGCATGGATGCCGTGCAAAAAGCCAACAGCGGCCATCCCGGTGCCCCGATGGGCATGGCGGATATCGCCGAGGTGCTTTGGCGTGACTACCTGAAGCACAACCCGACCAATCCATCGTTTGCCGACCGTGACCGCTTCGTGCTGTCCAACGGCCACGGCTCGATGCTGATCTATTCGCTGCTGCACCTGACCGGCTACGACGTCACCATCGACGACCTGAAAAGCTTCCGCCAGCTGCACAGCCGCACCCCGGGTCACCCGGAATTCGGCTACACCCCAGGCGTCGAGACCACCACCGGTCCCCTGGGCCAAGGCCTGGCCAACGCCGTGGGTTTCGCGCTGGCGGAAAAAGTCCTGGGCGCGCAGTTCAACCGCCCTGGCCACGACATCGTCGATCACCACACCTATGTGTTCCTGGGTGATGGCTGCATGATGGAAGGCATTTCCCACGAAGTCGCTTCCCTGGCCGGTACCCTGGGCCTGGGCAAGCTGATTGCCTTCTACGATGACAACGGCATCTCCATCGACGGCGAAGTCGAAGGCTGGTTCACCGATGACACCCCGAAGCGTTTCGAAGCCTACAACTGGCAGGTGATCCGCAACGTCGACGGTCACGACCCGGAAGAGATCAAGACCGCCATCGACACCGCGCGCAAGAGCGCGCAGCCGACCCTGATCTGCTGCAAGACCACCATCGGCTTCGGTTCGCCGAACAAGCAAGGCAAGGAAGACTGCCACGGCGCCCCACTGGGTGACGCGGAAATCGCCCTGACCCGTGCTGCGCTGAAGTGGAACCACGGCCCGTTCGAAATCCCGGCTGATATCTACGCCGAGTGGGATGCCAAAGAAGCTGGCCGCGCAGTGGAAGCCGAGTGGGACCAGCGTTTCGCTGCCTACTCCGCCGAATTCCCTGAGTTGGCCAACGAGCTGGTCCGCCGCCTCGCCGGTGACCTGCCCGCCGACTTCTCGGAAAAAGCCTCGGCCTACATCGCCGAAGTCGCGGCCAAGGGCGAGACCATCGCCAGCCGTAAAGCCAGCCAGAACACCCTGAACGCCTTCGGCCCGTTGCTGCCGGAAATCCTCGGTGGTTCGGCCGACCTGGCCGGTTCCAACCTGACCCTGTGGAAAGGCTGCAAAGGCGTATCGGCTGAAGACGCCAGCGGCAACTACATGTACTACGGCGTACGTGAGTTCGGCATGAGCGCCATCATGAACGGCGTGTCCCTGCACGGCGGCCTGGTGCCTTACGGCGCGACCTTCCTGATGTTCATGGAATACGCGCGCAACGCCGTACGTATGGCTGCGCTGATGAAGAAGCGCGTGATCCACGTCTACACCCACGACTCCATCGGCCTGGGCGAAGACGGCCCGACGCACCAGCCGGTCGAGCAACTGACCAGCCTGCGTACCACGCCGAACCTGGACACCTGGCGCCCAGCCGACGCGGTGGAATCCGCCGTGGCCTGGAAGCACGCCATCGAGCGTAAGGACGGCCCTTCGGCGCTGATCTTCTCCCGTCAGAACCTGCAACACCAGGTGCGTACCGACGCACAGATCGCCGACATCGCCCGTGGCGGTTACGTGCTGAAAGACTGCGACGGCGAGCCGGAGCTGATCCTGATCTCCACCGGTTCCGAAGTGGGCCTGACCGTTCAGGCGTACGACAAGCTGACCGAGCAGGGCCGCAAGGTTCGTGTGGTTTCCATCCCGTGCACCAGCGTGTTCGAGGCCCAGGACGCCGGCTACAAGCAATCGGTTCTGCCGTTGCAGGTCAGCGCGCGTATCGCCATCGAAGCGGCTCACGCCGACTACTGGTACAAGTACGTGGGCCTGGAAGGCCGCGTGATCGGCATGACCACCTACGGTGAGTCGGCGCCGGCGCCAGCGTTGTTCGAAGAGTTCGGTTTCACCCTGGACAACATCCTGGGTCAGGCTGAAGAGCTGCTGGAAGACTAA
- a CDS encoding fructose-bisphosphate aldolase translates to MAANQATSSVTGPPPSRASPAPTRVLRPTGPLRYACLRERLNAALGHLNLMACTSLPDFAERDLNNVANIARILVQDVSDVFRVIEHRGFDTPDAA, encoded by the coding sequence ATGGCGGCCAATCAGGCAACATCTTCGGTGACTGGCCCACCGCCATCGCGGGCAAGCCCGGCTCCCACAAGGGTTCTGCGTCCTACAGGGCCGTTGCGGTACGCCTGCCTGCGCGAACGCCTCAACGCCGCCCTGGGACACCTCAACCTGATGGCTTGCACCAGCCTGCCTGACTTCGCCGAGCGTGACTTGAATAACGTAGCCAACATTGCACGCATTCTGGTGCAGGACGTGAGCGATGTGTTCCGCGTGATTGAACATCGTGGGTTTGATACACCCGACGCCGCCTGA
- a CDS encoding MliC family protein yields the protein MKGVFALAALALLAGCSSMNMFNSKAETADKWTTWTCDSKAEVNWRFANAAKSEVDVRLGGSDQVYRLKQDVAASGVLYANDQLAFHTKGEEGLVYWVATDDLIGRGCKAQ from the coding sequence ATGAAAGGCGTTTTCGCCCTGGCAGCCCTGGCCCTGTTGGCCGGCTGCAGCAGCATGAACATGTTCAACAGCAAGGCAGAAACTGCCGACAAGTGGACCACCTGGACCTGCGACAGCAAGGCCGAGGTCAACTGGCGCTTTGCCAATGCGGCTAAATCCGAGGTGGATGTACGCCTCGGCGGTTCCGATCAGGTCTACCGCCTGAAACAAGACGTGGCCGCCTCGGGTGTGCTGTACGCCAACGACCAATTGGCGTTTCACACAAAAGGTGAGGAAGGCCTGGTTTACTGGGTGGCCACCGATGATTTGATCGGCCGTGGCTGCAAGGCCCAATAA